A genomic region of Gemmatimonadota bacterium contains the following coding sequences:
- a CDS encoding hydantoinase/oxoprolinase family protein, translated as MSTSLLAIDTGGTFTDLLLFHEGSLTALKLPSTPADPAEAVLAGIRRILAERAAEELLLSGDLEIVHGSTAATNALLERKGARVFLVTNSGFEDVLEIGRQDRPQLYALVGHRPPPLVDRDHRLGVSGRLGADGSEIEPLDPDELAALPPRLSAAESVAVVLLHSYANPMHEEAVGLALEPISVPLSISSKILPEFREFERTSTTVANAYIAPLMRRYLERLARETGGGRIRIMGSNGGALPLARAATEPVHTILSGPAGGVVAALEWGRRCGKERLLSFDMGGTSTDVSLIPGSLLHTREGRVGGIPIAIPLLDIHTVGAGGGSIARVDPGGALRVGPESAGAVPGPIAYGDGGAEVTVTDAHLWLGRLPSASLAGGRRLLDRTAVAAPLAELAREAGTSPDQVAEGVVEVANTAMEGALRVISVERGVDVSDFTLVAFGGAAGLHAAELADRLGVEGVLVPPAPGLFSAFGMLVAPNLRERQRTVLVSSEESGSGEEVERILAELEEGAMEEMLREGAPRDRLTSRRWVDARYRDQSFELRVPAVQWATRFQEAHEARYGYRREGVLVEAVTLRVQVESPGAEIATATLREPETAAGAAHTTVFWRGEKIEAAVVARGSLEEDRAIAGPAIVTEYSATTWCPPGWRIRRDTLGALHLSRN; from the coding sequence ATGTCAACGTCGCTCCTGGCGATCGATACCGGAGGGACCTTCACGGACCTGCTTCTCTTCCACGAGGGGTCCCTCACCGCCCTGAAACTTCCTTCGACCCCCGCGGACCCCGCGGAGGCCGTCCTCGCGGGAATCCGGCGCATCCTCGCGGAACGAGCGGCGGAAGAGCTCCTCCTCTCCGGGGACCTCGAGATCGTCCACGGGTCGACCGCCGCCACGAACGCCCTCCTCGAGCGGAAAGGTGCGCGCGTCTTCCTCGTGACGAATTCCGGGTTCGAGGACGTGCTCGAGATCGGACGCCAGGACCGCCCCCAACTTTATGCCCTCGTCGGGCATCGGCCGCCGCCTCTGGTGGACCGCGACCACCGACTCGGAGTCTCAGGGCGACTCGGCGCGGACGGATCGGAAATCGAGCCCCTGGACCCCGACGAGCTCGCAGCCCTCCCGCCCCGACTCTCGGCCGCCGAGTCGGTCGCGGTCGTGCTGCTGCACAGCTACGCGAACCCCATGCACGAGGAGGCCGTCGGTCTGGCCCTCGAACCGATCTCGGTCCCCCTTTCCATTTCTTCGAAAATCCTCCCCGAGTTTCGCGAATTCGAACGGACCTCCACGACGGTCGCGAATGCTTACATCGCACCGCTGATGAGGCGGTATCTCGAACGTCTCGCACGCGAAACCGGCGGCGGACGCATCCGTATCATGGGATCGAACGGCGGCGCTCTTCCGCTCGCGCGCGCCGCGACGGAACCCGTGCATACAATACTCTCGGGGCCGGCGGGGGGCGTCGTCGCCGCGCTCGAATGGGGGCGACGTTGCGGGAAGGAGCGCCTCCTCTCCTTCGACATGGGCGGGACCTCCACCGACGTGAGCCTCATTCCCGGATCGCTCCTCCACACGCGGGAGGGACGGGTCGGGGGGATCCCGATTGCGATTCCCCTCCTCGACATCCACACGGTCGGCGCGGGGGGCGGTTCGATCGCCCGCGTGGACCCCGGCGGGGCGCTCCGCGTCGGGCCGGAAAGCGCCGGAGCCGTCCCCGGCCCGATCGCTTATGGAGACGGTGGAGCAGAGGTGACGGTCACCGACGCGCACCTCTGGCTGGGGCGACTGCCGTCCGCCAGCCTGGCCGGGGGCCGGCGACTCCTGGACCGGACGGCGGTCGCGGCCCCGCTGGCGGAGCTGGCCCGGGAAGCGGGTACCTCTCCGGACCAGGTCGCGGAGGGGGTGGTCGAAGTCGCAAACACCGCAATGGAGGGAGCCCTTCGCGTGATCTCGGTCGAGCGGGGGGTCGATGTCTCCGACTTCACCCTCGTCGCCTTCGGAGGGGCCGCAGGCCTCCACGCCGCCGAGCTCGCCGATCGCCTCGGGGTCGAAGGGGTCCTCGTGCCGCCGGCGCCGGGGCTCTTTTCCGCTTTCGGAATGCTCGTTGCGCCAAACCTCCGGGAGCGCCAGCGAACCGTTCTCGTTTCCTCTGAAGAGTCGGGGAGCGGCGAGGAGGTCGAGAGGATCCTTGCGGAACTCGAAGAGGGGGCGATGGAGGAGATGCTTCGGGAGGGCGCGCCTCGGGACCGGCTCACGTCCCGCCGGTGGGTGGACGCCCGGTACCGCGATCAGAGCTTCGAGCTCCGCGTCCCGGCGGTTCAATGGGCGACTCGCTTCCAGGAGGCGCACGAGGCGCGATATGGGTACCGGCGCGAGGGTGTCCTGGTGGAGGCGGTGACGCTCCGGGTTCAGGTGGAGTCCCCCGGCGCGGAGATCGCCACAGCCACCCTGCGGGAGCCGGAAACCGCGGCAGGCGCCGCACACACCACGGTCTTCTGGAGGGGGGAGAAGATCGAGGCTGCCGTGGTCGCGCGCGGGAGTCTCGAGGAGGACCGGGCCATCGCCGGGCCCGCCATCGTCACCGAATACAGCGCGACGACCTGGTGTCCCCCCGGGTGGCGGATCCGGCGCGACACGCTCGGTGCACTCCACCTGTCGCGGAACTGA
- a CDS encoding metallophosphoesterase, giving the protein MRLVHLSDLHLGFRAFPRAERGWNLRERDLAGAFRWAVQEIVRLAPDLVLLSGDLFDRPDPPNTAYLALQRGLGILRSHLPATQLLAIAGERDTPRNPADPGPLAVLDGLPGVEAAAGAPRAVRFREAGIHVLLVPQRAILDPPFPALRPDPGARWNILVIRGRVTDAPSALPVRPAEWSYIAVGGPHEAMRWAPNAWSAGALERPGRNPWHQATEERGFLSFDLEGGTTEFHPVPGRPVVDLAPVRVSSSDPDTGTRRLRELLEGIPGGTEGRIVRIRLRGDVLAPGDGVSEGLLSAIRGRAAFAEFHLLGESAPAATRRSPRGSETFALRFGVSEEGVPTEVPLGFGVVLLTAPTEADRTRIVRALRGPDESADGGYPPLPALEVLRVGDGTIPFPTLPDGDPAELLRAILVHRAPAPPQIGAALPGDGLAEPPEAGVAAMANALTELRADSIEATGDLEARTLEWARDRQEADTKLLDYRDRARELKNRIRLLEARGEESRCPTCGRPLGSEAGRLMATLSDEMEAVIQDGKWWKKRRAQLDEKPKELQAMEENSLRLHARVEEEAERVQRAREHHAAGRESPPREGFERPGAAGTTGGPALEALPGARAVLRRTANLLSSMTEGRISGVRVREGRLLAVGAGGREEVPEGTDLTALRFAIRFSAWESGEGSAGEPGPLLLTELGGHGGEPLASAAIEVVAERVPEGALALVVAPPSVAENLPERMARVLELTLDGRGRWIVRRIPSGSPGLSIPEEG; this is encoded by the coding sequence GTGCGCCTCGTCCACCTCTCCGACCTCCATCTCGGCTTCCGGGCCTTCCCCCGCGCCGAGAGGGGGTGGAATCTTCGGGAGCGGGATCTGGCCGGGGCCTTCCGCTGGGCGGTTCAGGAGATCGTCCGCCTGGCGCCCGACCTGGTCCTCCTCTCCGGCGATCTCTTCGATCGCCCAGATCCCCCGAACACCGCGTACCTCGCCCTTCAGCGAGGGCTCGGCATCCTTCGCTCTCACCTGCCCGCGACCCAGCTCCTCGCGATCGCGGGCGAACGCGACACCCCGCGGAATCCGGCCGATCCGGGACCCCTCGCGGTCCTGGACGGCCTTCCCGGCGTCGAGGCGGCGGCGGGTGCGCCGAGAGCGGTGCGCTTCCGCGAGGCGGGGATCCATGTGTTGCTCGTTCCTCAACGGGCGATTCTGGACCCACCCTTTCCCGCGCTTCGTCCGGACCCCGGCGCCCGCTGGAACATTCTCGTCATTCGGGGCCGGGTGACCGACGCTCCTTCGGCGTTGCCCGTAAGACCCGCGGAGTGGAGCTACATCGCCGTCGGCGGACCCCACGAAGCCATGCGTTGGGCCCCAAACGCCTGGTCGGCCGGGGCGCTCGAGCGTCCCGGGCGGAACCCCTGGCACCAGGCGACCGAGGAGCGTGGCTTCCTCAGCTTCGACCTGGAGGGCGGGACGACGGAGTTTCACCCGGTTCCCGGGCGCCCCGTCGTGGACCTCGCGCCGGTCCGCGTTTCCTCCTCCGATCCGGATACCGGCACACGAAGGCTTCGCGAGCTCCTCGAGGGAATCCCGGGGGGCACGGAAGGAAGGATCGTCCGGATCCGCCTCCGGGGGGATGTCCTCGCCCCCGGGGACGGCGTCTCGGAGGGGCTTCTCTCCGCGATCCGAGGGAGGGCGGCCTTCGCGGAGTTCCACCTTCTCGGAGAGAGCGCTCCGGCTGCGACGCGGCGTTCTCCCCGGGGCTCCGAGACATTCGCCCTCCGCTTCGGCGTTTCCGAGGAGGGAGTGCCGACCGAGGTTCCCCTCGGATTCGGAGTCGTCCTCCTCACCGCCCCGACGGAGGCGGACCGGACGCGGATCGTCCGGGCGCTGCGCGGGCCGGACGAATCGGCGGACGGGGGCTACCCGCCACTCCCTGCGTTGGAAGTCCTTCGGGTCGGGGACGGGACCATCCCGTTCCCCACACTCCCCGATGGCGATCCGGCGGAGCTCCTGCGCGCGATCCTGGTCCACCGGGCGCCGGCGCCGCCACAAATTGGAGCCGCGTTGCCGGGAGATGGCCTCGCGGAGCCGCCGGAGGCGGGCGTCGCCGCCATGGCGAACGCTCTCACGGAGCTGCGTGCGGATTCCATCGAGGCGACCGGGGACCTGGAGGCCCGAACGCTCGAGTGGGCGCGCGACCGCCAGGAAGCCGATACCAAACTCCTCGACTACCGCGACCGGGCGCGTGAGCTGAAGAATCGCATCCGCCTTCTCGAAGCCCGGGGTGAGGAGAGCCGCTGCCCCACCTGCGGACGGCCGCTCGGATCGGAAGCGGGACGGCTTATGGCCACCCTTTCCGACGAGATGGAAGCGGTCATTCAGGACGGGAAGTGGTGGAAGAAGAGGCGTGCGCAGCTCGACGAGAAGCCGAAGGAGCTTCAGGCGATGGAGGAGAACTCGCTCCGACTCCACGCGCGCGTCGAAGAAGAAGCCGAGCGGGTCCAGCGCGCCCGCGAGCACCACGCCGCCGGTCGAGAGTCGCCGCCCCGCGAGGGCTTTGAGAGGCCCGGCGCAGCTGGAACGACCGGCGGACCTGCACTGGAGGCGCTCCCCGGAGCACGCGCCGTTCTGCGCAGGACCGCGAACCTCCTTTCCTCCATGACGGAGGGACGGATCTCGGGGGTGCGGGTGCGAGAGGGGCGCCTCCTGGCCGTGGGCGCGGGGGGGCGGGAAGAGGTGCCGGAAGGGACGGATCTCACGGCCCTTCGTTTCGCGATCCGCTTCTCTGCGTGGGAGTCTGGGGAGGGGAGCGCGGGTGAGCCGGGCCCCCTGCTCCTGACCGAGCTCGGCGGGCATGGGGGCGAACCGTTGGCTTCGGCCGCGATTGAAGTCGTTGCGGAGCGCGTCCCCGAAGGGGCCCTCGCCCTCGTCGTCGCGCCGCCCTCCGTGGCGGAGAATCTCCCCGAGCGCATGGCGCGGGTCCTCGAGCTCACCCTGGACGGGCGGGGGCGCTGGATCGTGCGCCGGATTCCTTCGGGTTCCCCTGGACTTTCGATCCCCGAGGAGGGATGA
- a CDS encoding flavin reductase family protein: protein MADPSDSFRSVLGHFTTGVTVVTGAGAAGAPVGLTANSMASVSLRPPLVLVCLDRGSASLAAILETRRFGISVLRGQQEALARRFSAEVPGERFRELELRRSLGGVPFLPDPLAWLECALWKPVDAGDHTILIGEVLAFGADETGSPLLFFRGEYGTFEP, encoded by the coding sequence ATGGCCGACCCAAGCGATTCGTTCCGAAGCGTGCTGGGGCACTTCACCACGGGAGTCACGGTCGTCACGGGGGCGGGCGCCGCCGGAGCTCCGGTGGGCCTCACGGCCAATTCGATGGCCTCGGTTTCCCTGCGACCGCCACTCGTTCTGGTCTGCCTCGACCGGGGATCCGCCTCTCTCGCGGCGATTCTCGAGACGCGCCGGTTCGGAATCTCGGTCCTCCGGGGGCAGCAGGAGGCCCTCGCTCGCCGTTTCTCCGCGGAGGTGCCCGGGGAGCGCTTCAGAGAGCTCGAGTTGCGCCGTTCCCTCGGCGGTGTCCCTTTCCTCCCCGACCCCCTCGCCTGGTTGGAGTGCGCGCTCTGGAAGCCCGTGGACGCGGGGGATCACACGATCCTGATCGGCGAAGTTCTTGCCTTCGGGGCCGACGAGACCGGTTCGCCCCTTCTCTTCTTTCGGGGAGAGTACGGAACCTTCGAACCGTGA